From one Cardinium endosymbiont of Dermatophagoides farinae genomic stretch:
- a CDS encoding Rpn family recombination-promoting nuclease/putative transposase codes for MTKNLQHDSLAKKILSDPIAAREFLDHYLPESCKSLLDMSTLKIEKESYVEDNLKQKFSDLVFSIKMKNSQKAFIYTLIEAEVSPKYWTAFKLWKYMFLLLERHKTKKKSKLPLIIPLILYHGNTPFNVPRNLWDLFSEPILAKTLMGGDYQLVDLYAMPDDEIKQKAHFGMMQYFMKYVHTRDMLKLWEEFLENFKPCIILDKEKGYIYIRNFLWYTDSKLPEDKYQDLENIIREHLPKEDKEDLMRTIAQKYREEGIRIGQESGIKIGQEKGKLEGKLEGKLEGKLEGENEKAISIARAMLAKRYPLGDIIALTGLSRSRIQELM; via the coding sequence ATGACAAAAAATTTGCAACATGACAGCTTAGCAAAAAAAATACTTTCAGATCCAATAGCTGCTCGGGAATTTTTAGATCATTATTTACCAGAATCCTGTAAATCATTATTGGATATGTCCACGCTTAAAATTGAGAAAGAATCGTATGTAGAAGATAATTTAAAGCAAAAATTTAGTGATTTAGTATTCTCTATCAAGATGAAAAATAGTCAGAAAGCGTTCATCTACACGTTAATAGAGGCCGAGGTCAGCCCTAAGTATTGGACAGCATTCAAGTTATGGAAATATATGTTTCTCTTGCTAGAAAGGCATAAGACGAAAAAGAAATCAAAACTTCCACTAATAATTCCGTTGATCCTCTATCATGGTAATACACCTTTTAATGTCCCAAGAAATCTATGGGATTTGTTTAGTGAACCGATCCTTGCCAAAACACTTATGGGTGGTGATTATCAATTGGTAGACCTATATGCTATGCCAGATGATGAGATCAAACAGAAGGCACACTTTGGAATGATGCAATATTTTATGAAATATGTTCACACCCGTGATATGCTTAAATTATGGGAGGAATTTTTAGAAAACTTTAAGCCTTGTATTATACTAGATAAAGAAAAAGGTTATATTTATATAAGGAATTTTTTATGGTATACTGACAGTAAATTACCAGAAGATAAGTACCAAGATTTAGAAAATATCATTAGGGAACATCTTCCTAAAGAAGATAAAGAAGATCTTATGAGAACTATAGCACAAAAATATAGGGAAGAGGGTATCCGAATAGGGCAGGAGAGTGGTATCAAAATAGGACAGGAAAAAGGTAAGTTAGAGGGTAAGTTAGAGGGTAAGTTAGAGGGTAAGTTAGAGGGAGAAAATGAGAAAGCCATTTCTATCGCTAGAGCTATGCTTGCAAAGCGTTACCCGTTAGGAGATATTATTGCTCTTACTGGTTTATCCAGATCTCGCATTCAGGAGCTTATGTAG